A stretch of Paenibacillus sp. URB8-2 DNA encodes these proteins:
- the rplB gene encoding 50S ribosomal protein L2 yields the protein MPIKKYKPTSPARRGMSVSTFEEITTNQPEKSLLAPLSKKAGRNNQGKITVRHQGGGHKRKYRIIDFKRTKDGIPGSVATIEYDPNRTSNIALIHYADGEKRYIIAPKGLKVGDKIESGPAADIKIGNSLPLSNIPVGTVIHNIELKPGKGGQLVRAAGTEAQLLGKEDKYVSVRLSSGEVRRILSVCRATIGSVGNEDHELIKIGKAGRSRWLGQRPEVRGVVMNPNDHPHGGGEGRAPIGRKSPLSPWGKPTLGYKTRKKNKASDKYIVRRRTK from the coding sequence GTGCCAATCAAAAAGTACAAACCGACTTCTCCGGCAAGACGCGGAATGTCCGTGTCTACATTTGAAGAAATCACAACAAACCAGCCTGAGAAATCGCTGCTTGCGCCGCTGAGCAAAAAGGCGGGCCGCAACAACCAAGGTAAAATTACGGTTCGTCACCAAGGCGGCGGACACAAACGTAAATACCGTATTATCGATTTCAAGCGGACGAAAGACGGCATACCAGGCAGCGTTGCTACGATCGAGTATGACCCGAACCGCACATCCAACATCGCTCTGATTCACTACGCTGACGGAGAGAAACGCTACATCATCGCTCCTAAAGGTCTGAAAGTTGGGGATAAGATCGAATCCGGTCCTGCAGCAGACATCAAGATCGGTAACTCGCTTCCGCTGTCCAACATTCCGGTAGGTACAGTTATCCACAACATCGAGCTGAAGCCTGGCAAGGGCGGCCAATTGGTTCGCGCAGCCGGTACGGAAGCGCAGTTGCTCGGTAAAGAAGACAAGTACGTTTCCGTGCGTCTCTCTTCCGGTGAAGTTCGCAGAATCCTGAGCGTATGCCGTGCTACAATCGGTTCCGTTGGTAACGAAGACCACGAACTGATCAAGATCGGTAAAGCCGGACGCAGCCGCTGGCTGGGTCAACGTCCTGAAGTTCGCGGTGTTGTTATGAACCCGAACGATCACCCTCATGGTGGTGGTGAAGGACGCGCTCCGATCGGCCGCAAATCGCCGTTGTCTCCTTGGGGCAAACCGACCCTTGGCTACAAAACTCGTAAGAAAAACAAAGCTTCTGATAAATATATCGTTCGTCGCCGCACGAAATAA
- the rpsJ gene encoding 30S ribosomal protein S10 has product MAKQKIRIRLKAYDHRILDQSAEKIVETAKRSGAGVSGPIPLPTEKQVITILRAVHKYKDSREQFEMRTHKRLIDIVNPTPQTVDALMRLDLPSGVDIEIKL; this is encoded by the coding sequence ATGGCAAAGCAAAAAATTCGTATCCGCTTGAAAGCATACGACCACAGAATTCTTGATCAATCCGCTGAGAAGATCGTTGAAACAGCAAAACGTTCCGGTGCAGGTGTGTCCGGGCCGATTCCGCTGCCAACTGAGAAGCAAGTAATTACTATTCTCCGTGCGGTGCACAAGTACAAGGATTCCCGTGAACAGTTCGAAATGCGTACTCACAAGCGTCTGATCGACATTGTGAATCCAACGCCACAAACTGTGGATGCCTTGATGCGCTTGGATCTGCCGTCCGGTGTAGATATCGAAATTAAATTGTAA
- a CDS encoding ribosomal L7Ae/L30e/S12e/Gadd45 family protein codes for MTDDRGLRDAQIKIGTKQTVKAVEMGQAAEVYVAEDGDPKLTSRIVSLCNKHGVKLTYVDTMQQLGKACGIEVGAAMAAVLK; via the coding sequence ATGACTGATGATAGAGGACTACGGGACGCTCAGATCAAGATCGGCACCAAGCAAACCGTCAAAGCGGTGGAGATGGGCCAAGCCGCAGAAGTCTATGTGGCGGAAGACGGAGATCCCAAGCTTACTTCCAGAATCGTTAGTCTTTGCAATAAGCACGGTGTCAAGTTGACTTATGTCGACACGATGCAGCAGTTAGGCAAGGCGTGCGGGATTGAAGTGGGCGCTGCAATGGCAGCCGTCTTAAAATAA
- the tuf gene encoding elongation factor Tu, translating to MAKAKFERTKPHINIGTIGHVDHGKTTLTAAITTVLSKKYGGAAVAFDQIDKAPEERERGITISTAHVEYETPSRHYAHVDCPGHADYVKNMITGAAQMDGAILVVSAADGPMPQTREHILLSRQVGVPYIVVFLNKCDMVEDEELLELVEMEVRDLLNEYEFPGDDTPITRGSAREALQNPDGEWAAKIVEMFETIDTYIPLPERDTDKPFLMPVEDVFSITGRGTVATGRIDRGTVKVGDEVEIVGIQEETKKSVVTGVEMFRKLLDSAQAGDNIGALLRGVDRNQIERGQVLAKPNSVKPHTEFTAQIYVLTKEEGGRHKPFFTGYRPQFYFRTTDVTGIINLPEGTEMVMPGDNITVTVQLIAPIAIEEGTKFSIREGGRTVGAGTVASIQK from the coding sequence ATGGCAAAGGCTAAGTTTGAACGTACTAAACCGCATATTAACATCGGTACTATCGGTCACGTCGACCATGGTAAAACGACTCTGACTGCTGCAATCACAACTGTATTGTCCAAAAAATACGGCGGTGCCGCTGTAGCATTCGACCAAATCGATAAAGCTCCGGAAGAGCGCGAACGTGGTATCACGATCTCTACAGCTCACGTTGAATATGAAACTCCTAGCCGTCACTACGCACACGTTGACTGCCCTGGACACGCCGACTATGTTAAAAACATGATCACCGGCGCAGCGCAAATGGACGGCGCGATTCTGGTTGTATCCGCAGCTGACGGCCCAATGCCGCAAACTCGCGAACACATCCTGCTGTCCCGCCAAGTAGGTGTTCCTTACATCGTCGTATTCCTGAACAAATGTGACATGGTTGAAGACGAAGAGCTTCTGGAACTGGTTGAAATGGAAGTTCGCGACCTGCTGAACGAATACGAATTCCCGGGCGACGACACTCCGATCACCCGCGGTTCCGCTCGTGAAGCTCTGCAAAACCCTGACGGCGAATGGGCTGCCAAGATCGTTGAAATGTTCGAAACGATCGACACTTACATTCCGCTGCCAGAGCGCGACACTGACAAGCCTTTCCTTATGCCTGTCGAGGACGTATTCTCCATCACTGGCCGCGGTACCGTGGCAACTGGCCGTATAGACCGCGGAACAGTTAAAGTGGGCGACGAAGTTGAAATCGTTGGTATCCAAGAAGAAACGAAGAAATCCGTCGTTACCGGCGTAGAAATGTTCCGCAAACTGCTTGACTCCGCTCAAGCCGGCGACAACATCGGCGCTCTGCTCCGTGGTGTTGACCGTAACCAAATCGAGCGCGGACAAGTGTTGGCCAAACCGAATTCCGTTAAGCCGCACACTGAGTTCACTGCTCAAATCTACGTCCTGACTAAAGAAGAGGGTGGCCGTCATAAGCCCTTCTTCACAGGATACCGTCCTCAGTTCTACTTCCGTACAACTGACGTAACGGGTATCATCAACCTGCCAGAAGGTACTGAAATGGTAATGCCTGGCGACAACATTACAGTAACTGTTCAACTGATCGCCCCGATCGCTATCGAAGAAGGAACGAAGTTCTCCATTCGTGAAGGCGGCCGTACAGTTGGAGCCGGTACTGTAGCTTCTATCCAAAAATAA
- the rplC gene encoding 50S ribosomal protein L3 produces the protein MKGILGKKLGMTQVFTPEGNVIAVTVIEAGPCVVLQKKDLNTDGYEAVQLGFSDKKNTNKPEQGHATKANATPKRYVREIRGVDLGALEVGQELKADVFAEGEFVDVTGISKGKGFQGVIKRWGQSRGPMAHGSRYHRRPGSMGSIQANRVPKGKRLPGHMGHDTVTIQKLEVIKVDVERNVLLVKGSIPGPKNSFVKVKETVKK, from the coding sequence ATGAAAGGTATCTTAGGAAAAAAACTCGGTATGACTCAAGTGTTTACTCCTGAAGGTAACGTAATCGCGGTTACGGTTATCGAAGCGGGTCCTTGCGTAGTACTGCAAAAGAAAGACCTCAATACCGACGGGTATGAAGCAGTGCAGTTGGGCTTTTCCGATAAGAAAAACACCAACAAGCCTGAACAAGGTCACGCCACAAAGGCAAATGCAACACCTAAGCGCTACGTTCGCGAAATTCGCGGTGTTGACCTCGGGGCACTCGAGGTTGGACAAGAGCTGAAGGCTGACGTCTTCGCAGAAGGCGAATTTGTTGACGTAACCGGTATTTCCAAAGGCAAAGGCTTCCAAGGCGTTATCAAACGTTGGGGACAAAGCCGCGGACCTATGGCTCACGGTTCCCGTTACCATAGAAGACCGGGCTCGATGGGTTCCATCCAAGCCAACCGCGTTCCTAAGGGCAAACGCCTTCCAGGACATATGGGCCATGATACGGTGACGATTCAAAAGCTTGAAGTCATCAAAGTAGACGTGGAACGCAATGTTCTGCTGGTGAAAGGCTCCATTCCGGGACCTAAGAACAGCTTCGTGAAGGTTAAAGAAACCGTTAAGAAATAA
- the rplD gene encoding 50S ribosomal protein L4 translates to MPKVTLYNISGNEVGEVELSDAIFGIEPNTHVLNEAVLLQRASLRRGTHKVKGRSEVRGGGRKPWKQKGTGRARQGSIRSPQWKGGGVVFGPTPRSYSWKLPKKVRRLAIKSALSSKVIENDIIVLDSLSLNAPKTKEFAAILNNLKVAQKALIVAPSYDDNVALSARNIPGVKFVAADGINVLDVLTHDKLIITKDAVSKVEEVFA, encoded by the coding sequence ATGCCAAAAGTAACACTTTACAATATCAGCGGTAATGAAGTTGGTGAAGTTGAACTCAGCGACGCGATTTTCGGTATCGAGCCGAACACTCACGTATTGAATGAAGCGGTTCTTCTTCAAAGAGCTTCCCTGCGCCGTGGTACGCACAAAGTTAAAGGACGCTCCGAAGTTCGTGGCGGCGGACGTAAGCCTTGGAAACAAAAAGGTACAGGTCGCGCTCGTCAAGGTTCGATTCGTTCTCCTCAATGGAAAGGCGGCGGCGTTGTCTTCGGACCGACTCCTCGCAGCTATTCCTGGAAACTGCCTAAAAAGGTTCGCCGTCTGGCGATCAAATCGGCATTGTCCTCGAAGGTTATTGAGAATGACATTATCGTACTTGACTCCTTGAGCCTGAATGCTCCGAAGACGAAAGAATTCGCAGCTATTCTGAACAACCTGAAGGTTGCTCAAAAAGCTCTGATCGTAGCTCCTAGCTATGACGATAATGTAGCACTTTCCGCTCGTAACATCCCTGGGGTGAAATTCGTAGCGGCTGACGGCATCAATGTTCTTGACGTGCTGACGCACGACAAATTGATCATCACTAAAGATGCAGTTTCTAAGGTAGAGGAGGTGTTCGCGTAA
- the rpsS gene encoding 30S ribosomal protein S19, which yields MSRSLKKGPFIDGYLLKKVEDLNVSGKKVVIKTWSRRSTIFPQFIGHTFGVYDGRKHVPVYVTEDMVGHKLGEFAPTRTYKGHAGDDKKTRR from the coding sequence ATGAGTCGCAGTTTGAAGAAGGGGCCTTTTATCGATGGCTACCTGCTGAAAAAAGTTGAAGACTTGAACGTTTCGGGCAAAAAAGTAGTCATCAAAACTTGGTCCCGCCGCTCAACCATTTTCCCTCAATTTATCGGACATACGTTTGGTGTGTATGACGGCCGTAAACACGTGCCTGTATACGTAACGGAAGATATGGTAGGTCACAAGTTGGGCGAGTTCGCGCCGACGCGTACTTACAAAGGCCACGCGGGTGACGATAAGAAAACGAGAAGATAA
- the rpsG gene encoding 30S ribosomal protein S7 codes for MPRKGPVSKRDVLPDPLYNSKLVTRLINRVMLDGKRGVAQSILYNAFKLIEERTGKDPMEVFEAAIKNIMPVLEVKARRVGGANYQVPIEVKPERRTSLGLRWLVNYSRNRGEKTMEERLAAEIIDASNNTGASVKKREDTHKMAEANKAFAHYRW; via the coding sequence ATGCCACGCAAAGGTCCAGTTTCCAAAAGAGACGTACTGCCGGATCCGTTGTATAACAGCAAACTGGTTACTCGTCTGATTAACCGTGTAATGCTGGATGGTAAAAGAGGTGTCGCTCAAAGCATTCTGTACAATGCGTTCAAGTTGATTGAAGAACGTACGGGTAAAGACCCGATGGAAGTTTTTGAAGCGGCCATTAAGAACATCATGCCGGTTCTGGAAGTTAAAGCCCGCCGTGTCGGCGGCGCCAACTACCAAGTGCCGATCGAAGTAAAACCGGAGAGACGTACTTCCCTGGGATTACGTTGGCTCGTTAACTACTCCCGCAACCGCGGCGAGAAGACGATGGAAGAGCGTTTGGCGGCCGAGATTATCGACGCTTCCAACAACACAGGCGCTTCCGTTAAGAAACGTGAAGACACGCACAAAATGGCTGAAGCGAACAAAGCGTTTGCTCACTACCGCTGGTAG
- a CDS encoding globin-coupled sensor protein, which yields MGKCPFSFLHGLSPKQKKVGSRDVNSSNHTDGQSAAISSFHVIEGQEELNEQMRMIDLTEADLDLLCKLKPAMERNIDEIIYGFYNSVLGVDKLEQIILDHSSIERLKQTLRDHIVEIFDGNVDNHYISKRLTIAKIHKKVGLEPKWYLSAFQNLQNVFIGVIYKEAFDDRERLKMVKTVTKLLNLEQQLVLEAYEKENIREKEEQYEIVKNELKQKIAEFSGELIDLSIDTNAAVEQLVASSNEVNNTFQRTASSALDSQEMAKDGRELLSKLNGQIAHIFERTNEMERSVKELSQFSKQIQKIVGAVQEIADQTKILSLNATIEAARAGEHGRGFSVVAQEVNRLAEDTKNTVVRIGELTAQSGSLTAQVVNEIRKVQELTENGKLQSDETSQLFTDIVESMQSSTREIVTVEAEIRTLITTIEGIGSTTAQTAASAEYFKSATANL from the coding sequence ATGGGAAAATGTCCGTTCTCTTTTTTACATGGTTTATCCCCAAAACAAAAGAAAGTAGGCTCCCGTGACGTTAATTCATCTAACCACACTGACGGGCAATCAGCGGCCATAAGTTCTTTCCATGTGATAGAAGGCCAAGAAGAGTTGAATGAACAGATGCGAATGATTGATTTGACGGAGGCCGATCTGGATCTGCTATGCAAGCTGAAGCCCGCCATGGAGCGAAACATTGACGAAATTATCTACGGTTTTTATAACTCGGTGCTCGGTGTGGATAAGCTGGAGCAGATCATTCTCGATCACAGCAGTATTGAACGATTGAAACAGACCTTGCGCGACCATATCGTTGAAATTTTCGATGGCAATGTGGACAATCACTACATATCGAAACGGTTGACCATTGCCAAAATTCATAAAAAGGTTGGGTTAGAGCCAAAGTGGTATCTATCAGCCTTTCAAAACTTGCAAAATGTGTTCATTGGCGTAATATATAAAGAAGCTTTCGACGATAGGGAACGGCTCAAGATGGTGAAAACGGTTACTAAGCTTTTGAATCTTGAGCAGCAGCTCGTTCTGGAAGCCTATGAAAAAGAGAATATTCGAGAAAAAGAAGAGCAGTACGAAATTGTGAAAAATGAACTGAAGCAGAAGATTGCCGAATTCAGCGGAGAACTTATCGATCTCAGCATCGATACCAACGCAGCGGTCGAACAGCTTGTGGCAAGCAGCAATGAAGTCAATAATACCTTTCAGCGTACGGCTTCTTCAGCTCTTGACTCACAGGAAATGGCAAAAGACGGCCGTGAGCTGCTAAGCAAGTTGAATGGACAGATCGCCCATATTTTTGAAAGAACAAATGAAATGGAACGCTCGGTAAAAGAGCTGAGCCAATTCTCAAAGCAAATACAGAAGATCGTAGGTGCGGTGCAAGAAATCGCAGACCAAACGAAAATATTATCTCTTAATGCAACCATAGAAGCGGCCAGGGCGGGCGAGCACGGAAGAGGTTTCAGCGTCGTGGCTCAAGAAGTCAATCGGCTGGCTGAAGATACGAAGAATACGGTTGTGCGCATTGGAGAGCTGACAGCCCAATCCGGCAGTTTAACTGCCCAAGTGGTGAATGAAATTCGAAAAGTACAGGAACTGACGGAAAACGGTAAGTTGCAATCAGATGAGACAAGCCAACTTTTTACCGACATCGTGGAATCCATGCAGAGCAGCACCCGCGAGATCGTAACGGTAGAGGCAGAGATTCGGACACTGATTACTACTATAGAAGGAATCGGCTCAACAACGGCACAAACCGCCGCTTCAGCGGAATATTTCAAGTCGGCAACAGCCAATTTGTAG
- the rpsL gene encoding 30S ribosomal protein S12: MPTINQLVRKGRQAKIEKSKSPALQKGFNALKREATDLSAPQKRGVCTRVGTMTPKKPNSALRKYARVRLTNRVEVTAYIPGIGHNLQEHSVVLIRGGRVKDLPGVRYHIVRGALDTAGVNNRMQSRSKYGAKRPKAKK; this comes from the coding sequence ATGCCAACTATCAATCAATTGGTTCGTAAAGGTCGTCAAGCCAAGATCGAAAAATCGAAATCGCCTGCACTGCAAAAAGGATTTAATGCCCTGAAGCGTGAGGCTACGGATTTGAGCGCTCCGCAAAAACGCGGCGTTTGTACTCGTGTAGGTACAATGACTCCGAAAAAACCGAACTCCGCACTTCGTAAGTATGCCCGTGTTCGCTTGACGAACCGCGTAGAGGTGACGGCTTACATTCCGGGTATCGGACATAACCTGCAAGAGCATAGCGTGGTGCTGATTCGCGGAGGCCGGGTTAAAGACCTTCCGGGTGTTCGTTACCACATCGTTCGCGGCGCGCTGGATACAGCAGGCGTGAACAACCGGATGCAATCCCGCTCCAAATACGGCGCAAAACGTCCGAAAGCTAAGAAATAA
- the rplV gene encoding 50S ribosomal protein L22 → MQAKAHARSVRISARKAKLVVDLIRGKQVGEAIAILRHTPKSASPVVEKLLNSAIANAEHNYSMDVNNLFISEVFVNQGPTMKRFRPRAMGRASRINKRTSHITLVVSEK, encoded by the coding sequence ATGCAAGCAAAAGCGCATGCAAGATCGGTGCGGATTTCCGCTCGTAAAGCGAAACTGGTTGTTGACTTGATTCGCGGCAAGCAGGTGGGAGAGGCGATCGCAATCCTTCGCCACACTCCGAAATCCGCTTCCCCGGTAGTTGAAAAGCTGCTGAATTCGGCGATCGCCAATGCCGAGCACAACTATTCGATGGACGTAAACAACTTGTTTATTAGCGAGGTTTTCGTTAACCAAGGTCCAACGATGAAACGGTTCCGTCCGCGCGCGATGGGTCGCGCCAGCCGGATTAACAAACGCACCAGCCACATTACTTTGGTGGTATCTGAGAAATAA
- the fusA gene encoding elongation factor G yields MAREFSLKNTRNIGIMAHIDAGKTTTTERILFYTGRTHKIGEVHEGAATMDWMEQEQERGITITSAATTAAWKGHRVNIIDTPGHVDFTVEVERSLRVLDGAVGVFSAKEGVEPQSETVWRQADRYGVPRIAYVNKMDIIGADYLNVVKDMRERLQANAVAIQLPIGAENDFIGIIDLVEQKAHMYKDDLGRDIEVTDIPSEFLDQVEELRNELIEKVAELDEDLTMKYLEGEEITVDEIKAALRKGVVDVKIFPVICGSSYRNKGVQLMLDAVIDYLPAPVDVPSILGHLEDGTETERHSSDEEPFSALAFKIMTDPYVGKLTFFRVYSGILESGSYVLNATKGKRERIGRILQMHANSRQEISIVYAGDIAAAVGLKDTGTGDTLCDEKNPVILESMNFPDPVIEIAVEPKTKADQDKMGVALGKLTEEDPTLRAHTDEETGQTILAGMGELHLDIIIDRMRREFKVETNVGKPQVAYRETFRAPARVEGKFVRQSGGRGQYGHVWVEFEPLEAGTGSQFESKVVGGSVPREYIAPALAGIEEQMKNGVIAGFPLVDVKATIVDGSYHDVDSNEMAFKIAGSMALKAAKDKCKPVLLEPIMKVEVTVPEEYMGDVMGMLNSRRGRIEGMDSRAGAQIIRAKVPLSEMFGYSTTLRSGTQGRGVFSMELSHYEEVPKSIADEIVSKNKGAE; encoded by the coding sequence ATGGCAAGAGAGTTCTCCTTGAAAAATACACGTAATATCGGGATCATGGCACATATTGACGCTGGTAAGACGACTACCACGGAACGGATTCTTTTCTATACAGGCCGTACGCACAAAATCGGTGAAGTTCACGAAGGTGCGGCAACAATGGACTGGATGGAGCAAGAGCAGGAGCGCGGAATTACGATTACTTCCGCCGCTACCACTGCTGCGTGGAAAGGTCACCGCGTCAATATTATTGATACCCCGGGACACGTTGACTTCACCGTTGAAGTTGAACGTTCCCTTCGTGTATTGGACGGGGCAGTAGGCGTTTTCAGTGCAAAAGAGGGCGTTGAGCCTCAGTCTGAAACTGTTTGGAGACAGGCTGACCGTTACGGCGTTCCACGGATCGCCTATGTAAACAAGATGGATATCATCGGAGCGGATTACCTTAACGTTGTTAAGGACATGCGTGAGCGTCTGCAAGCAAATGCGGTTGCCATTCAGCTGCCGATCGGTGCCGAGAACGACTTTATCGGCATTATCGACCTGGTGGAGCAAAAAGCCCATATGTACAAAGACGATCTTGGCCGTGATATTGAAGTGACGGATATCCCGTCCGAATTCCTGGATCAAGTCGAAGAGCTTCGCAACGAACTGATCGAAAAAGTTGCGGAACTCGACGAGGATTTGACCATGAAGTACCTGGAGGGCGAAGAGATTACCGTTGATGAAATCAAGGCTGCACTGCGCAAAGGCGTAGTAGACGTTAAGATTTTCCCGGTTATCTGTGGTTCTTCTTACCGTAACAAAGGGGTTCAGCTGATGCTGGACGCCGTCATCGATTACCTGCCGGCTCCGGTCGATGTTCCGTCGATTTTGGGTCATCTCGAAGATGGCACGGAAACCGAACGTCACTCTTCGGACGAAGAGCCGTTCTCCGCGCTGGCATTTAAAATCATGACCGACCCTTATGTTGGTAAGCTGACATTCTTCCGCGTATATTCCGGTATTCTGGAGTCCGGTTCTTACGTTTTGAATGCCACTAAAGGCAAGCGTGAACGTATCGGACGTATCCTGCAAATGCACGCGAACAGCCGTCAGGAAATTTCCATCGTCTATGCCGGCGACATCGCGGCAGCCGTAGGTTTGAAAGACACCGGCACAGGTGATACACTGTGTGATGAGAAGAATCCGGTTATTCTCGAATCGATGAACTTCCCGGATCCGGTTATCGAAATCGCAGTTGAACCTAAAACGAAGGCCGACCAAGACAAAATGGGCGTTGCCCTCGGCAAGCTGACCGAAGAAGACCCAACACTGCGCGCGCACACCGACGAAGAAACGGGACAAACGATTCTGGCCGGTATGGGCGAGCTTCACTTGGATATCATCATCGACCGTATGCGTCGTGAATTCAAAGTGGAGACCAATGTTGGTAAACCGCAGGTTGCTTACCGCGAAACGTTCAGAGCTCCTGCTCGCGTCGAAGGCAAGTTCGTTCGTCAGTCCGGCGGTCGTGGTCAATACGGTCACGTATGGGTTGAATTTGAGCCTCTCGAGGCAGGTACTGGCAGCCAGTTCGAAAGTAAGGTTGTCGGAGGTTCCGTACCGAGAGAATACATCGCTCCTGCGCTTGCAGGTATTGAAGAGCAAATGAAGAACGGCGTTATCGCTGGCTTCCCGCTCGTTGATGTCAAAGCAACCATCGTTGACGGTTCTTACCATGATGTCGATTCCAACGAAATGGCGTTTAAGATCGCCGGTTCGATGGCGCTCAAAGCAGCCAAAGACAAGTGTAAGCCTGTCCTGCTTGAGCCAATCATGAAAGTGGAAGTAACAGTGCCTGAGGAATACATGGGCGATGTTATGGGTATGCTGAACTCCCGCCGCGGACGGATCGAAGGTATGGATTCCCGCGCCGGCGCTCAAATTATCCGTGCGAAAGTGCCTCTTTCCGAAATGTTCGGTTATTCCACTACCCTGCGTTCCGGTACACAAGGCCGCGGCGTATTCTCGATGGAACTCTCCCACTATGAAGAAGTTCCTAAATCCATCGCGGACGAGATCGTATCCAAGAACAAGGGTGCAGAGTAA
- the rplW gene encoding 50S ribosomal protein L23: protein MKDPRDIIKRPVITERTSDYMSDLKYAFEVDIRANKTEIKQAVEAIFKVKVVNVNTMRVPGKLKRYGRYSGYTPEWKKAIVKLSPDSKPLEFFEAVE, encoded by the coding sequence ATGAAAGATCCTCGCGATATCATCAAACGTCCGGTGATTACGGAACGCACATCCGACTACATGAGCGATTTGAAATATGCTTTTGAAGTGGACATTCGTGCCAACAAGACCGAAATCAAGCAGGCTGTAGAGGCCATCTTTAAAGTAAAAGTCGTTAATGTGAACACAATGCGCGTGCCTGGCAAGCTGAAACGGTATGGACGCTACTCCGGATACACTCCGGAATGGAAGAAAGCCATCGTTAAGCTCAGCCCGGACAGCAAGCCGCTTGAGTTCTTTGAAGCGGTAGAATAA